The sequence CTTCAAAGGCGTCTTGCAGCTGCTGTGAAGCATTCCTGGCGTTTTGATTCAGAGGCGCAGAGCTCCAACCGTCATCCGTCCTGGACAGGTTGTTAGACCACACACTTGGACCAATAGGGCTCGTGGGTGGTTCATCTTCAAATCTGGTATCAATCTTCACTCTCACACCAGAAGTATCGCGAGGTTCACGAGGCTCAAGTGTGATGGCAGGGCTGCGCTCCAAACGATCACGGACGCGGGATGATGAGCCATACCCATGAGTAAGGCTTTGGTGACGCTTGACATCCGCACCGCCTGCCGTTGGCGAAATATATGAGGAATCGGAAAGTGGAAGCTGGAAGGGGGGAAGCGCTGCTGTGGAAGATACGGGTGGAGGGGcaggaggagagaagacaatagaagatggagaggaaACAATATTTGAGGATTGGCCGCTACTCTCCTGCTGGCTCGTTGGCTGGCGGTACGTATGCTATGCAAATTAGTCTTTCTTCACTCTCGTGAACGATCAACATACCTCGCCCACAGCCTTGAGACTAATGCTTCTTCCCAATCCTCCAGCATCATTGTGTTTGGCCTGTGCCCTCAGGCTCTGTGTGCGCGATACGCCGCTGCTAGGTGctgaaagaagaggttCATCCTGGGACGCTTGGGAAGAGTACATCTGACGGTGAAGCACGGAGAGCGAGGAAAGAGAGTGTGATGTCGAATGAGCAGAAAGTGGAGGTGTGGGGCCAGCGACATTGGTGTTTATAGCAATGCGCCGAGGCGGGCGAGGAGGTGCTGGTTCAGCAGCGCCTTGGTTGGCACCCTGCACAAGATTTATACCTGATCACAGATGTCAGCTCCCGAAAAGCCTGCGAAATCGAATCAAACGTGCCTCGCCTGGAAGGCAGACTGCTCTGCCTGCTGAGACCCCTTCCCCAGCTCGCCGCCTCGATACCTTCACCTTCGCCTTCATTCTCAAGCACTACTTCTTTTGCTACCTCTCTTCCACTAGCCCTTCTTACCAGCCCTGGGTCTGGCAATGTGTTGGATAATGATCCACTCCTAAAACGGCTGACGCCCCTGGTGCCCTTGCTACTACTGTTGGTGGATGTGCCGGCGGCGGATGACGGGACGCCATGGAAGGCGGACGAGGCGGCGGGGTTAGCAGAGATAGATGCAGATGGCTGGTGGCGAGGGTTGGAGACGGTGTTTGCCCGTCGCAATGAGTCCGTGTCGGGAGCTGGCGGACCTGTCACTGGTACTGTCCCAGGGGTACCAGACGAAGGAGGCGAGGCCCCTTGCGAGAATGAGTTTGTGGAAGGGCCGCGCGGCTGGCGGATGGGTGCTACAGGGGCGTGGGACATGGAGGATGGGGAGTATGGGGGAAGGGCGGACAATATGCGAGAGCAAGGTCGATACAAATATAGCGACAGGAGGATGGGAAGCGAGAAATGTGGAGGCGGGGCGGTGCCTACTGATGTTTATTTTCGTACACGGTACTCGTCCAGCTGTATACTGGGCTATATATCTGGACAGTGTCGGTGCAATTGAATAATGTTGTCgaaagagaaaagatgTACAAGTACAATAACAGCAACACCGTTGAACCCCTTTCATCGTCACGGGATCGCTTTGCCACCAAGAGGCATAACCGGGGCATAACTACTCATCGATTCATCAAATCACAGAAAGTAAAAGAGAGAATAAGCCCTAAACACTTGGGCCAAGGCGTGAGAATAGCGTGAAAAGAGAGGTATAAAGACGCCAGCGACGAACAAGATAAAATACAACTCGATTTTTTATAGAGCCCTAAAGCACCACAcaacccttcttccctctgcCAGACTTGGACTTTTTACTCTGTGCGCATTGTCAGTGACGACTTACGATGTAACGGCGAAAGACCTACCTGAAGCGCATGCCTGGTTGCAGTCTGGAACACCTCCCTAACACCCTCACCAGTCTTGGCACTGCACTCAACGTAGCCCTGTGCTCCAATCTTTTGGGCGACGGCCATACCCTCGGCCCTGGAAACAGGCCTCTGATTCATCCTGGCAAGGTCCTGGATAGTCTTAGGATCGTCACGGAGATCCTTCTTGCATGCCACAAGGACGATGGGGAGACCCTGACAAAAATGAAGGACTTCGGAGATCCACTGCGCACCAGAGTCAGCGTTGCCGACAGATGTCGTGCGACAAAAGACGGACCTTTTCTTGCACATTGTCAAGAGAGTCGGGGGAGTCAATGGCGAAACAGATGAGGATAACATGGGAATCGGGGTAAGAAAGAGGTCGGAGTCGGCTACGGCAAAGGTCAGACGCGTGTTATCGGTTGATTTCACATGGTAACGCACTCATAGTCCTCCTGCAAAGGTCAATGCGTCAGCAACCATTCTTGCCACCGAGCGCCGAGCGCCGACTGGGCGACAGTACCACGCACCTGTCCAGCAGTATCCCACAACGCCAACTCGACCTTCTTACCGTCCACCTCTACATCGGCAACATAGTTTTCAAAGACGGTGGGCACGTACACCTGAAAGAGTAACAATAAGCAATCGTGCGATTCGATGCGAAAAAGGGTGATCTCAACGACGAACCTCGGGGAACATGCCCTTGCTGAATACGATAAGACTGCGGGCGCGTGAGCAGATGGGTGCGCGGCTGGATGGATGTACTTACAGACATGTTTTACCACAAGCACCGTCGCCTGATGGTTGTGAGCTGGCGGTGTTGTGCGAGGACGGGAGTACTCACCGACAATAACGAGCTTTCTCCTGATTTCTCCGGACATGGTATGAGGATATGGATGGGTGTGCTGGGGTGGATAGGGGCGAGTATAGGAGCTGTCTTGGATATAGGTGTGTAGAGATGCAGTATACTGTATGCTCTCCCGCTATCACCCCCCGGCGTTAGAGAATCAGACTCCTCCAGTGTGGCGGTGTTTCCTAGGCGTGCCGCCATCCCCAACCCTTTATTAGGCGTGCAGCACGGGCCTGCTTTTACGCGTCGCGTCGCGCCCACTAGCCCGGCGACCGGCACTGCCAcattcttccttcccatctcccttccttcctgcCACCTCGCCCACTACAGCTGCCACTACACGATCCACCATGTCCAGCCAACAGGTAAGCACACAGTCCACATGCAGCGCTGACATACAGGCCGAAGACGAACTCGCTCCTACCCGCACAGAAGGCTACAAGGTAAGCCCTCTCCAGGAGGACGACGTTGACCCCCACAGCTAGGCCAGTCAAAGACTGTAGCCGAACTCGCTGCTCTTGACCAGGTGCGCAGGTCCATTTCAAAGATCGACTGGGTCCGCTGACGGCCGTGCAGGAGGACGAATCTTTGCAGCGCTGGAAGCAGTCTCTCGGTATCGGCGCAGGGGCCCCTGGCGGTGGTGAGAAGCGCGTGCGTTGGTTTCTCACGTCAACTACTTGCCGATACTAAGACTCTTCTTACAGGTTGTTCTCAAatctcttttcctttcgTCACCCACGCTCCCCAACCCGATCACCATCGACCTCACTCAGCCCAAAGATGCTCTTGCAAAGCTCAAAAAGGATCCAGGTGGGTTATTGCTTTTAGAGGATGTAGCTAATCTGCAGTGACCATCAAGGAGGGCGTCGAGTACTCTGTCGGCATCACCTTTGTGCAAGTCGGATGATCCCATTGTCCGTCAATAGCCAACTGACTTTTAACATAGTATTGAAAACGAAATTGTCTCTGGTCTCAAATACCTTCAAGTCGTCAAGCGCAGTGGACTCACCGTTGACAAGACTGAGGCCATGCTCGGATCGTACGGTCCGCAGCAGGAACCATACACAAAAGTATTTGCCTCTGAAGAGTCTCCTTCTGGCATGCTGGCTCGCTCAGGTACCTATGTTGTCAGGAGCCGAGTAATGGACGATGACAATACTATTTGGCTTGATTTTGAATGGGGTGGGTATCTGATAATCTACTGCCAGAGAATTGCTGATAGTATGGCAGGCTTTAAGCTCGGTAAGGAATGGTAAACAGACTGGAGGAGTGGTGAACAGTCGCAGAAAGCGGTGAAACGGAGAAGAATGGAACGTTTTGTAGCCTTTGTGTATATCATCATGCAGTTTTGTCATCTTGTTCAGATTCTGGGCATCGGTATACGTGGAGTGCATATCCATCACTGCAGCTCGCTAGATCATGCATCGAATGGTGCGATGAAATATCCGGCAAAGATCGTACCAGCGTTGGGTATTGGATTGACTAAATGGGGTTACCAAATAAACGTGGGAAATGGTGATATTAGTGACGCGATTTGAGCTTGCCATACTCCAGCGACCACTGTTAATCTCACGCTGCTTCCCCTCTGCTCTCTCTCCGTCCCTCTCACCGGCAACACCAACACCATGGCCAGTCTCGGTACGTCCGTTGTATCTCTTGCCATGTATCTAGCTGACAATTCGCAGTCGCAATCCTCGACGTCAAGGGCAAGGTCTGTACAACCAGTCTTTTTCCAGCCAGCCACTAACTGTGAATCTACAACAGTCCCTTATCCAACGCTCATACCGCGATGATGTCCCTCCTTCCTATATCGAACGATTTCTGCCCCTCATTCttgagatggaagaagataatGTGCCAGTGACACCATGTTTCAGTGACGAAGGGGTCAACTATATGCATATAAGGCATAACAATCTTTATTGTGAGCCGGCGCTGGAGATGGGTCAAAAGGCAGTGGGGCTAATGCACTGGCGTTTAAGTATTGGCACTCTCAAAGAAGAATAGCAATGCTGCCGAAGTAATCTTTTTCCTCCACCGACTTTGCTCTGTAAGTCCATCACATGTCATGATGGCCATTCAGAGCTGACCTTACCATAGGTCCTTACAGAGTACTTCAAAGAGCTCGAAGAAGAATCCATTCGAGACAACTTTGTGATCATCTACGAGTTATTGGATGAGATGATGGACTTTGGATACCCCCAAACTACAGAGAGCAAGATTTTGCAAGAGTGGGTTATTGTTAGTTGCCGCATTGGTTGCCCTTGACTTGACTCTGTGAGCAAATAGGTACATTACTCAAGAATCTCATAAACTTGAAGTGCAAGTCCGACCACCTATGGCCGTCACCAATGCCGTATCCTGGCGATCAGAGGGAATTAGATATAGGAAGAATGAAGTGTTCCTGGATGTCGTGGAGAGCGTCAACTTGCTCGTACGTTTCCCTGTCATCGTCATTCATTTGATTTCGTCGCACCAAGGAACTGACCGCTTCTTCAATAGGTCAATGCATCCGGCAGTGTCATTCGCTCTGAAATTCTCGGTGCTGTCAAGATGAAGTGCTACCTTTCCGGCATGCCCGAACTACGTCTAGGCTTAAACGACAAGGTCATGTTTGAGACCACTGGCCGTGCCGCCCGAGGAAAATCGATCGAGATGGAAGATGTCAAATTCCACCAATGTGTCCGATTATCCCGATTTGAAAATGACAGGACCATTTCTTTCATCCCGCCTGATGGAGAATTTGAACTCATGAGCTATAGGCTCTCGACACCGGTGAAACCCCTCGTATTTGTCGAAGCTAGTGTGGAGAGTCATAGAGGATCTAGGGTGGAATATATGGTCAAGGTCAAGGGACAGTTCAAGAGGAGGAGTACTGCAAATAACGTGGAAATTTATGTGCCTGTACCGGATGATGCCGACAGTCCAAAGTTCAGAGTGAGTCTTGTTACTACTCTACCAAAACTGCGATTTTTTGAATAATGCTAACAAAACGAAACAAATCAGGCATCCGTTGGGTCAGTAGTGTACGCACCAGAAAAGTCGGCGTTTGTGTGGAAGATTAAGCAACTTGCCGGAGGAAGAGATTATCTTATGCGGGCACACTTTGGTCTTCCGAGTGTTAGGAATGAGGAAATTGATAAGCGCGCACCTATATCTGTGAAATTTGAAATTCCGTACTTTACCGTTTCGGGTATACAAGTACGATATCTCAAAATTGTGGAAAAGTCTGGTTACAAGGTACGTCTATTCTATTCTCTTCCTTGCCTACGCAACCCAAATTAACTTTTTTCTGTGACAGGCTCTTCCTTGGGTCAGATATATCACTCAGAACGGCGACGATTACGTGTTGAGGACAATCACAGACGCAAAGACTGCGCCTTTAACAGGTGTCTAATTTTAGTTTACGGCGGCGGCATAGAATTGTCTTTTGGGATAGATGTACAGGATGAATGCATGTAATTATACGCTCCTTTGGATGAATCTGAGATTCAGTGCAGCGtggcagaagaagatcgCCAATTATTCAATTTCACAATGATGATTTCAGTTATGATCCGTCAAACTCTAAATCATCATGATGATTATACTCTTTGTTTTTTTTCTCAACAATCCAAGCAACGTCTTTTTCCAACGACCAATATATCCAGCTCATCAACCTGGCTACATTTTTGCTCATCCCTTAAGCTGGTAGTATATCTGTCAGAATATAGCATGTCTGGAAGAATTGTGGTGACCAATCGACAGACTCACTTTTTGATGGAGGAAATTGACGTTCCCGTCGGGCTTGTTTAGAGAGAGAGAGCATTTCTGAGAGAGTATCTTGTCTAATGGCTGTGGATAGGGCTAACGTTTATCGAGATCAAAATCATCAAGGTACAGTGACCTTGGGCGCATCTCTTTCGCAACTCAACCTTGTTTATGCCCAGACTCCCCCACCGTACTCCTGGCACGCCGCTCTAGTTCAACACACCCGAGGTAGATCAGCGTCTTGTTCATGCTCATCTCGGCCTCTTCCACGTGTTCCATGATATCCTCTGGGATCTCCAGTCGCACCCTTGTAGGACCACGGAACGCATAACTCAAGTTCCGCACCTTTTCCTCCCAATTCGACGGTCTGTATACCATGTACTTGGCCACATCC comes from Cryptococcus gattii WM276 chromosome G, complete sequence and encodes:
- a CDS encoding Rho1 GTPase (Similar to TIGR gene model, INSD accession AAW44712.1), which produces MSGEIRRKLVIVGDGACGKTCLLIVFSKGMFPEVYVPTVFENYVADVEVDGKKVELALWDTAGQEDYDRLRPLSYPDSHVILICFAIDSPDSLDNVQEKWISEVLHFCQGLPIVLVACKKDLRDDPKTIQDLARMNQRPVSRAEGMAVAQKIGAQGYVECSAKTGEGVREVFQTATRHALQVGLSPLHRNPSLAEGRRVVWCFRAL
- a CDS encoding Rho GDP-dissociation inhibitor 1, putative (Similar to TIGR gene model, INSD accession AAW44709.1), with product MSSQQVSTQSTCSADIQAEDELAPTRTEGYKLGQSKTVAELAALDQEDESLQRWKQSLGIGAGAPGGGEKRVVLKSLFLSSPTLPNPITIDLTQPKDALAKLKKDPVTIKEGVEYSVGITFVIENEIVSGLKYLQVVKRSGLTVDKTEAMLGSYGPQQEPYTKVFASEESPSGMLARSGTYVVRSRVMDDDNTIWLDFEWGGYLIIYCQRIADSMAGFKLGKEW
- a CDS encoding Clathrin assembly protein AP47, putative (Similar to TIGR gene model, INSD accession AAW44707.1), which codes for MASLVAILDVKGKSLIQRSYRDDVPPSYIERFLPLILEMEEDNVPVTPCFSDEGVNYMHIRHNNLYLLALSKKNSNAAEVIFFLHRLCSVLTEYFKELEEESIRDNFVIIYELLDEMMDFGYPQTTESKILQEYITQESHKLEVQVRPPMAVTNAVSWRSEGIRYRKNEVFLDVVESVNLLVNASGSVIRSEILGAVKMKCYLSGMPELRLGLNDKVMFETTGRAARGKSIEMEDVKFHQCVRLSRFENDRTISFIPPDGEFELMSYRLSTPVKPLVFVEASVESHRGSRVEYMVKVKGQFKRRSTANNVEIYVPVPDDADSPKFRASVGSVVYAPEKSAFVWKIKQLAGGRDYLMRAHFGLPSVRNEEIDKRAPISVKFEIPYFTVSGIQVRYLKIVEKSGYKALPWVRYITQNGDDYVLRTITDAKTAPLTGV